Part of the Anomaloglossus baeobatrachus isolate aAnoBae1 chromosome 1, aAnoBae1.hap1, whole genome shotgun sequence genome, TTACATGAATAGTATACATTATTTAAAGAccttctgtgtataatgtcaccagtgatcactgtattacctgtacactgactttatatacagagctcctgggtATAATGTCaccgtgatcactgtattacctgtacactatatacagaactcctgtgtataatgtcactgttgATCATTGTATTAccaacactgtgtgcagaattattaggcaagttgtattttagaggatttttttgttctcaatcaacccaaaagactcataaatatcaaagcttaatatttttggaagttggggtgtttttgtttttttagatttggctatcttaggaggatatctgtttgtgcaggtaactattactgtgcagaattattaggcaacttaataaaaaccaaatatattcccatctcactcgtttattttcaccaggtaaaccaatgtaactgcacaaaatttagaaataaacatttctgacatgcaaaaacaaaacccaaaaaaattagtgaccaatatagccacctttctttatgatgacactcaacagcctaccatccatagattctgtcagttgcttgatctgtttacgatcaacattgcgtgcagcagccacaacagcctcccagacactgttccaagaggtgtactgttttccctccctgtagatctcacattttatgagggaccacaggttctctatggggttcagatcaagtgaacaagaggtccatgtcattattttttaatcttttagaccattactatccagccatgctgtggagtagttggattcatgtgatggagcattgtcctgcatgaaaatcatgtttttcttcaccgataccgacttcttcctgtaccactgcttgaagaagttgtcttccagaaactggcagtaggtctgggagttgagcttcactccatcctcaaattcgaaaaggtcccacaagttcatctttgatgataccagcccataccagttccccacctccaccttgctggcgtctgagtcggagtggagctctctgccctttactgatacagcctctggcccatccatctggcccatcaagagtcactctcattcatttcatcagtccataaaacctttgaaaaatcagtcttaagatatttcttggcccagtcttgacattttatcttatgtttcttgttcaaaggtggtcgtttttcagccttccttaccttggccatgtccctgagtatagcacaccttgtgctttttgatactccagtaacgttgcagctctgaaatatggccaaactggtagcaaatggcattttggcagcttcacgcttgattttccttaattcatgggcagttattttgcgccctttttgcctaacacgcttcttgcgaccctgttggctatttgccatgaaacgcttgattgttcggtgatcacgcttcaaaagtttggcaatttcaagactgctgcatccctctgcaagacatctcataattttggacttttcggagcctgacaaatctctcttctgacccattttgccaaaggaaaggaagtttcctaataattaagcacaccttatattgggtgttgatgtcattacaccacacccatccTCATTACAGAGAAGCATATTGCTTGAattatttaattggtagttggctctcaagcctatacagcttggagtaggacaacatgtataaaaatgatcatgtgatcaaaatacttatttgcctaataattctgcacacagtgtatatacacagctctTCTGTATATTGGCAATGAAAGtattattagtgttattagtaatgtgttttttattaataataaatattgtaGTATTCAGTCACTATGATGTGGTAATATGTTGACTATAATAGAAACAAGTTCAGCTCACCACAGCGTCCATTCCCCTTCTCCATGGAGTCTCAGATAACAGCCCTGCCATGGCTCCAAACAATCCAGAGTTCAAAAAAAGTATGAGGATCCAGCTCAGTACCTGTGAAGTATTTTTATGCCTAATCAATTACAGTGCATCAAGCAGTGAAAGTGCACGTACAGCACAGTCTATGCATTTCAAGTGTGTATAGCATTCTTAATCGTGATCATGACTAAGAGTGAAACGTGTAGACTGCGCTGTATGTGCGCTTTCACTGCTTGATGCATTGTAACTGATTTGAAATAAAAATACTTGACATGTACTGAGCTGGATCCTCACACTTTAATTAAACTCTCAATATGTTGGCTGGTCGCTGTGTGGCAGTATTTGTTTCTTGTATGAGGTATTATTTGAtcagtatgtggtggtaatatgtggtccggTCATGGTATGGCGGTATTTGTGCCTTGTATTTGGTATTATTCTGTCACTTTATGATGTTAATatatggtctggtcatggtgtggtgttaTATCGCACAAATGTGGCCTGTGGCTCCTGAGGCCAGAGAATAGATGCAGCAGACAGTGGAGGTGACAGGTGGACAGATGGTCATCCTTTCCAATATGAGCAAGCATGGTTCCTTTAGTACTAATTTTCAAAATCTATAAAAAATCCCTTTAATACTACACACTATACTAAGAAGTGATTGACAGTGACTAGAGCAATGTGGACCTGAAAAGAGGCAATGCGTCTATGTAGGAAGGTATAGATGTTGAAAGAAGAGTGAAGCGCCTATACTTTGTTACCGTTACGTGTATTTTGTGGTTGAGAAAAGTGTGTGAAAATGGGCATGGCTAGCAAAATGGGTATAGTATttaatattatagcgccatttattccatggcgctttacaagtgaaagagggtatatgtacaacaatcattaacagtacaaaacagactggtataggaggagagaggaccctgcccgcgagggctcacagtctacagggaatgggtgatggtacaataggtgaggacagagctggttgcgcagtggtctactggactgagggctattgtaggttgtaggcttgtcggaagaggtgggtcttgaggttcctcttgaagctttccacggtaggggagagtctgatgtgctgaggtagagcgttccagagtatgggggatgcacgggagaaatcttgtacgcgattgtgggaagaggagataagagaggagcagagaaggagatcttgtgaggatctgaagttgcgtgcaggtaggtaccgggagactaggtcacagatgtagggaggagacaggttgtgcatggctttgtatgtcatggttagtgttttgaactggagtcgttgggtgatgggaagccagtgaagggattggcagagtggcgaggctggggagtagcgaggggagaggtggattaagcgggccgcagagtttaggatagattggaggggtgcaagagtgttgcaagggaggccagagagcaggaggttgcagtagtcgaggcgggagatgatgagggcatgcactaatgtttttgctgattcttggttaaggaaagcacggatctgggagatgtttttgagttgtaatcggcatgagttgaagagggcttggatgtgtggcttgaaggatagagcagagtcgagggtcactccaaggcaacaagcttgtgagactggggagagtaagcaaccatcgagtttgatggaaaggcttgttggaggagatgagtgaggaggaggaaagacaatgagctctgttttgtccatgttaagttttaggaatcgcgcagagaagaaggatttaAATAGGAATGACTTTTTAAATGGGCATAGTTTCCTTACACAAACAGGAAACCTACTGTTAAAaaaattgaatcccacccctggtcggACACAACTGAACAGATCAGAAAATTGTAGCATTTACCTGATACAGTATTTATTTTCTCCCTAGTGGTTAAATTGCCTACTATAATTTCAGCACTGATTTCACTCAGGGCTGGTGGTTGTACTTATAGCTAGCAGTCAATTTGAACAAATAGAGTTTTAGtaaaaaagagaaacaaaacaacagTATACATTATATTCATTAAACCTTGGTTGGTTTTGAGATTAAAAagcttgtccactactttaacattgattgtTTATCCttagggataggtcatcaatgtctgactgtCCGGGGTCCAACACATGGCATcccagctgttctcggtgctggtGGCGGCAGCCTGTGGCTGGAAATGCTTAGATCCAAACCCACTCTGTCTTCTGACATTGGCCACGGCCAGGTAATGCACATCTGCCTCGTATTGATTTAAATAGGAGGTGGATGTACAGTACACAGCCAGAAGACGGCGCACAGAGCCGCCGTcacggcattacaaccatgactggtgtatggggcccaattaAGAGAGGGGCCCAGATGGGCCCAgggtaattaccgtatttttcgctttataagacgcaccggaatataagacgcaccccaaacttagacataaaaaaaggtaaaaaaaagaaaaatggggtccgtcttatactccggtgttctcttaccggaggggggcagcagtggtggtgaagcggggtcacaggaggcacaggttgtgctggcaggcgcggcaggtcagtggcagcggggtccgtggttgcaggtgccgtggcgtccgtggttgcaggcgcggtggcttccgcggtggcaggatccgtggggtccgtggtggcggcagcagccgtggcgggtgagccgtgcagcaggccggtgcagtgagtgtccgcggtcccggttcagtggtggcagcggcgactgctcagtggtggcagggactgctcagtggtggagtgtgtccgcggtcccggttcagtggtgggagtggcggcgacggctcagtggtgggagcggcggcaactgctcagtggtggcagcggcagggactgctcagtggtggagtgtgtccgcgggtcccggttcagtggtggcagcggcggcgacggctcagtggtgggagcggcggcgacggctcagtggtggagtgtgtccgcggtcccgattcaagtaatggcgcccggagccacacatgcgcagatggagctctcatccaagggctccatctgcgcatgcgctgactcccggagcagcgcgtgcacagatggagctctcatccaagagctccaccggcacaatcatttgaaagtgggaccgcggacaactggtaagctgcacagccgcccgccccgcatgcacagagtggcagccagcaggctgcccgcccaccctgcgtacaagccgccgggtacctgtgcttgcgtgcggtggcagccgggtacccatggctgtgtgcgggcggcagctgggtgactgtgtgagggcggcagccgggtacctgtgtgagggcggcagccggctgccgcccgcacgggcacccgactgccgctcgcacacagcacccggctgccgcccgcacacagccatgggtacccgtctgccaccgcatgcaagcacaggtacccggctgccgaccccacacagcacccgctgccgcccgcacacagccacgggtacccggctgccgctgcacgcaagtacaggtacccggccgcttgcatgcagccacaggcacccggccgcccgatcgcctcagacaggaccccccccggtaccgctttataagacgcaccccacattttcctcccaaaatttggggaggaaaagtgcgtcttataaagcgaaaaatatggtacttagctTTATAAACCCACgggccgggcccccctcttcatcAGGCCCCAGTCACATGTGgtaatattatacaaaggagcagtgtgtgtgtgggaatattatacagaggaacagtgagtgtggggggatattatacagaggagcagtatgaaCAGCTGATTGGTTTTCCTGCTGGGTGTCAGACTCCGGCAATCagacattgatgtcctatcctaaTGATATAAGGATattccatcaatgttaaagtagtgggaaGCCTCCTTAAGAGTCTAGTGAGAAGTCCTACTTAGTACCTGACTGTAACTTCTATGCACATATAAAATTGTGCTAAAAAATTTACCTActctggcagattttttgcttttttagccttttttcagagaatatgaatgataacacaaaaactttttttcaactcatggttagtggttgggtgaagccatttattgtcaaactactgtgttttctctttttaaatcataaacaACAAAATACATCCAAATGAAGCTGATCAAAAGCTCACATACCCtgctgattttggcctgataaaatGCATCGAAGTTGACTCTAATggttttgaatggctaataaaggtaacatcctcacctgtcacctgtttgcttgtaatcagtgtgtgtgcttaacagctgagtgagtttctggaatCAAGAcatactcttgcatctttcatccagctactgacatttctggattctgagtcatggggaaagcaaaagaactgtcaatggatctacgggaaaagatagttgaactataTAAAACATGAAAGGCATACAAaacgatatccaaggaattgataatgctactcagcagtgttcaaactgtgattaataaATGGAAAATCATGAGCTCTGTGAAAACCaagccacgatcaggtagaccaagaaaaatttcagccacaactgccaggaaaattcttCGGGATGCAaacaaaaacccacaaataacatcagctgaaatataggactcactgaaaactagtggtgtggctgttttaagatgcacaataaggaggcacttatgGGTTTCATGGTCGAGTTGCCAGAAAAAAGCCATtagtgcgcaaatgccacaaagcatCTTGCCTACAAAAAGCCAAACACCACCACAgaaacaagcctccaaacttctggaacaaggtaatttggagtgatgagacaaaaatcgaactttttgggcacaaccacaaatgttacatttggagaggtgtcaacaagacctatgatgaaaggaacaccattcctactgtaaagcatggaggtggaccgctaatgatgtggggatgtgtgagctacaggaaacttggtcaaagttgaaggaaagatgaatgcagcatggtatcagcaaatactggagccaaatttgcactcatcagcccaaaAGTTGCGCATTCGATGTACTTGGAcatgacaatgatgcaaaacacaaGGCTAcgttgacctgtcattggctacagctgaACAAAGTGAAGGTCTggtgtggccatctcagtctcctgacctcaatatcattgagccactctggggagagctCAAGAGTGcaattcatgcaagaaagcccaggaatttacaggaactggaggctttttgccaagaagaatgggcagctttgccATCTGAGAAaacaaagagcctcatccacaactactacAAAAGacttcaaaagttcacataccccagttcttaataccttgTATTGCCTCCTCTAACATTAATGACAACTTGATCAGggtaatttggatgtttttggttgtcattatgatataAAAGAGAAAACACACTAGCTTGACAATAAACACCTTCACTCATCCACTAAccctgagtggaaaaaaagattttgtgttatcattcatattctgtgaagaaaggccaagaaagcaaaaaatctgccggggtatgtaaactgttGAGCACAACTGTAGGTCAGGCTGTCAACCAGTTACTAAGAACACCCATTGGACTCCTAATCTAAGATTAAAATGCTATTTTAACCTTTTCCCATAAAATTATTTATTGATGTTCCCACATCTATTGTAACACTAGTTATTAGGTATATAACAGAACAAGCATAGATCCctaactaaaacataacatttattgatACTGTTAAAAAATGCAAACCACaataattttaataaattattaatGTTAATAATTTAATGAATAATAATGTTCCCACGCCTACTCTATAACATGCTGCCTATAGAATGGGCAGAATTTTTATGGTGACATGTTTGCATGACCTATGTTGTCCCTTTagcccagggttccccaactccagttctcaaggcccaccaacagtgcatgttttcaggatttccttagtattgcactgctgttagaaccagcacctgggcaggtaattacattaacacctgtgcaatactaaggaaatcccaaaagcctgcactgttggtgggccttgaggactggagttggggaacactgctataGCCATCTCACTTTTTTACTGTATATTTTggttaacattaaagggaacctgtcaccactttttcggcgtataagctgcggccaccaccactgggctcttatatacagcattctaacatgctgtatatacgagcccaggccgctgtgagaacataaaaaacactttttaatacTTGCCTAATGGTCGCGCGGTTGACCATATGGGCATCTcagttctccggtgccagcgccgcctcttttggccatctttgttctccttcttctctagccgcggtgtatgacgcgtccgacatcatccacactcgccggcatttagggcctgagcaggcgcactttgatctgccctgagcagagcagatcaaagtattgtagtgcacctctgcaggaccggcgagtgtgtatgacgtagacgcgtcatgcacacaggcttcagaaagaggacgaagatggccgaaagatgcaatgctggcaccggagaacggagacgcccatatgggcaaccgcacgaccgttaggtaagtattataaagtgttttttatgttctcacaacgtcctcggctcttatatacagcatgttagaatggtgtatataagagcccggtggtggcttATAcgttaaaaaagtggtgacaggttccctttaagctcactGAAAAAATTAGTCATCTGAATTCGTGAAGTATTCGTTTTTTTGTAAGCCATATATTATAGTGCAGTACAGGACAGAATGAGGACAGAATAAGACACAGGAATATAAGTAACTTGATATATTTATCCCTGTATATTGATTATCCATAGTTTTATGATTCCATCATGAAATATGTTTAGCTGCTTGCAGCCTAAAAGACTAATGAATGCGTATTTTCCAAATATGCTTTTGCTGCTAGAGTTGTAACAAGTTACAACAGGAGTCCATGGCAAAGTTTGGACCCAGGCCACACTCCGCAGCGATCGTTGTCATTAGCAGGTCAGTTCAGGACATGGAAATATTTTGAGTATCACAAAAATTCCTTAGTCTTCTCTAAGGCTCTATTCTCCTTAAAAATATGCTAAAACTATGGCTCGGTAACGTTGCGTGCAATACAGTAGCATAAAACACCAATATCCCCCTTCCTTGAGAAACAAAATGAAACTCCATACATTATATTGCAAGATGTCCCGCTATAGTTTATGCTTTTCAAGTCAATTAAAAAAGTATGCTGGCACATATCGGCCACACGTAAAAATATACAGCACAAAACAaaagaataaaaaacaaacaaaatccaCCCAAACAATGAGGAACAATTGGAGAAAACAAATCCTCCTGACATCCTCCATATTTATAGAAATTGTGACATCAGGAACATAGCAAATATAAATTACGTTACAGGATAAGTGAATCAGATTCCTTACCCACTCTTCAACATTTGGACCTTCTTGATATGCTTCAAATGGCTTATCCCAGTAAATGTTTGGTTCTCCATAGCGCCAGATCTTACTTCTTGTCTTTTGGGCAAAGAAGGATATGACACACAGAAGAATGACTACGATAAAACCGCACACTATGGCAATGGCCTGTCATAAAAAAATGCAACACTTGAAATTACACTGCAAACAATATCAAAACATTGTTTTCCCATCCCATTAAATGTTCTTACCTCCTGTGGATCCACCATGCAGTAATGGTACAGGTACTGATTTACAAAGCCTGGTCCAGCTGACACTGGACTGTATATCTGGTTGCACATTGCCAACATCTGACTGTAGTAGATGTTGCCACCCATCTGTGCTCTTGGATTGACCCCAACAATATAGACAATAGAGGCGATAAGGTCCATTGTAGCTAAAACAGCACTCAGCACTACTACAGCCAAAAAGAATTTACGGGACCGAGATCCACTAGCATTAGTGACACTTGCAATGAAGATCCCTAACACTGCTATGAAGGTTAAAATACTCATAGCCATCATAAAACCACTTGCAGCTTGAGGATTGGTCATCCCATAGCCATAGCCATACCCATAGCCATAACCATTTGGGTATCCCATTCCACCCATTCCACCCATTCCACCCATTCCACCCATGTAGCCAAGCCCTCCATAACTGTATTGCCATGCCAATGTTGAGGCCACACAGGCAAAGATTGCCAAACACAGAAAAATGACAATGGCCTGTAGAATCCGCACAATACGAGGAGGAGACTTCCACTTGTAGAAGTGTTGTGGCAGCACATCTTCCATATAAAAGGAGTTAGGATGGACTGAGTTCATGTGGTAAGCATATGATCCAGGACCATGGCTGTTCTGCTGAATATAAGTTGGTGGGCTGTAGTCTGGGGGGCTGTCGTAGCGCTTCTGACTGTACATGTTGAGGTTGGTAACCTGTGGGAGAAGTATTAAGATGAAAGCTAGTAATCTATTTGAATTCTGTAGTTATTAGAGTGATTTCTCTATGTAGTTTCTCTGTCACGTTTCCTTTCTTATCTTGGGTATTTCTTATTATTTCTTAtaattcttacatttttttttttgctacttccCTTCTATTTGCTCTTTTTGATATCTTCCTCTCTTTGGCTTTGTTTCTAATCCCTCTTTCTTAGCTCTTTTTTGTTGTCTCACTCCTCATTAAGCTTTGATTCCTCTACTGAACCAACTTAAGTGGTTTACCCTCAAAAAATTGGCTACAGGTAGGAAATAGTATGAAATAACAAAAACATCACCTGTTAAATTGCCCACTGCTCTTGTGGTCTCTGACAGACCTTGTTTACGTGGCTACAGCAATGTATTCCTCATTTACctacatgattagagatgagtggacccgtggatgttcgggtGCTGGGTTCTGCCAGAcattagatgctctaattctgatatTTTACCTGGCTGTTcccagttgccctggtgcagtggcaatcagggtaatacttttgggattgatgtcagctgtaaattgacaacctcaagcccaggggttagtattgGATAGGTGTctacagacacccccattactaacctggtaagtatagagttaaaaaacacacatagggaaaaaaaagtttatttgtatAAAGATTCCCCCacaatcccttgttcaccaatttattgaatgaaAAAATATACTCaatgttccaacataatccaacTGGTAAATAAACACTCCCctacactccctcgttcaccaatttagtaACTAAAAGGACATCCTGGAAGTGTAATCCAATAGAGTAATATCCCAGGACGCCCATTGATTTCTATAGAGTtgtgttctgagaacattctcataaAGAGGCCCCAGTCAGCAGCAGCCCGAAATTTctcatgagtggtgatgtcactgagttactgTCGTTACCGCTCATGAGAAATTCTGTGCCTGCCATTGAACGGGagtaacctatggagcctcattttgAGAACATTCTCACATCATAGATCCATAGATATCAATGGGGTAGTAGGACATTATTGTATTACGTCaaaacttccaggatttctttttaattattaaattggtgaacacggGAGTGTGGGGGACTGATTATTCACTAATTGGATTACATTGAgaattttttatttcaataaattggtgaacgaggatgTGTAGggaagtgtttattcaaataaactttttttgctgtgtgttttgatttttttcttgttgtgctgtttactgattgggttaatttattttatattttgagagatcaGACTTTtacgaatgcagtgataccaaatatgcatatttttttttatttcttaatttttaatgtggtaaaagagGGATGATTTTTACACTTTTTGTtcctactttttactgtatttaatagtccccttaggggagtTGAACCTGCAGTGGTCTGATCCCTTGTTCTATACACAGTAGTTtatcagcattgctgtatatagtaaaatTCCCAATCACCTATGAATGACagttaatgatgagcgagtttcgaaatacttaaattcgcgatactcgtaacaagtactgtctaatactcatgtattcattccaaacagtgtgtgcaatgcaagtcaatgtggaatACTCAAAATGTAACGAGTAactcgaatgccgtactattcgtgcgagtagtgaatagtacagaattcaggttactcgttacattgcgagtattccccgttgacttgcattgcacacactatttggaatgcatacgcaagtattagactgtactcattacgagtatggaAACCCCCTCATCATTAATGAAAGCCACAGGCTGGTTTTCACCAGAGTACTGTAGTAACAGACACAGGGGTCTTCTGCCTGGCTGTCAAAACAACATATTGGTGTCCCCCAATCATGCCGATGAGGGGTCAGAACAGCACACCTCCCTGCCACTGAGCCCACATGACAAGCAGGGATACAActtatgacatacccagtacgtcatgtcataagtcattaaggggttaatcctAAAAAAATAATCTGACTATAAAATGACATATACAGGAATGAGAATTCAGACAAAACAAATAATATACTGAATAGTTTTAGAATCTTAGCTTGGATCATTGGATGCTTGGATTTGAAGTCAACCAAGGTAGCGCCTAAATAGTTTTTATGTCACAGTAACTTTTCTATGTT contains:
- the LOC142243177 gene encoding occludin-like isoform X2: MYSQKRYDSPPDYSPPTYIQQNSHGPGSYAYHMNSVHPNSFYMEDVLPQHFYKWKSPPRIVRILQAIVIFLCLAIFACVASTLAWQYSYGGLGYMGGMGGMGGMGGMGYPNGYGYGYGYGYGMTNPQAASGFMMAMSILTFIAVLGIFIASVTNASGSRSRKFFLAVVVLSAVLATMDLIASIVYIVGVNPRAQMGGNIYYSQMLAMCNQIYSPVSAGPGFVNQYLYHYCMVDPQEAIAIVCGFIVVILLCVISFFAQKTRSKIWRYGEPNIYWDKPFEAYQEGPNVEEWVKSVPGGPPDETATIIYSEKSQSPMKALSNSSIYKTPREDFEQRVNSPLASSSPPVSVKETQEQIRGRSTVRRGRRWRRNPELDESQYETDYTTAVESGDERDLEEWDSLYPPITSDYQRQDYKREFDSDLKRYKKMCAEMDDINTQLQQLNKQLDGLTEGTTQYQGVAEEYNRLKDIKRTSDYQTKKIETKQLRNKLFHIKRMVNDYDKGRD
- the LOC142243177 gene encoding occludin-like isoform X1 — encoded protein: MYVHQSHCLLCEVTNLNMYSQKRYDSPPDYSPPTYIQQNSHGPGSYAYHMNSVHPNSFYMEDVLPQHFYKWKSPPRIVRILQAIVIFLCLAIFACVASTLAWQYSYGGLGYMGGMGGMGGMGGMGYPNGYGYGYGYGYGMTNPQAASGFMMAMSILTFIAVLGIFIASVTNASGSRSRKFFLAVVVLSAVLATMDLIASIVYIVGVNPRAQMGGNIYYSQMLAMCNQIYSPVSAGPGFVNQYLYHYCMVDPQEAIAIVCGFIVVILLCVISFFAQKTRSKIWRYGEPNIYWDKPFEAYQEGPNVEEWVKSVPGGPPDETATIIYSEKSQSPMKALSNSSIYKTPREDFEQRVNSPLASSSPPVSVKETQEQIRGRSTVRRGRRWRRNPELDESQYETDYTTAVESGDERDLEEWDSLYPPITSDYQRQDYKREFDSDLKRYKKMCAEMDDINTQLQQLNKQLDGLTEGTTQYQGVAEEYNRLKDIKRTSDYQTKKIETKQLRNKLFHIKRMVNDYDKGRD